A single region of the Nicotiana sylvestris chromosome 6, ASM39365v2, whole genome shotgun sequence genome encodes:
- the LOC138871413 gene encoding uncharacterized protein has product MESRKLRPYFQCHPIAVVTAYPLHNILHKHELSGRLAKWDIELSEYEITYQPRTAIKSQVLADFVADFSQGMQLEAEKELQVFNGANLETWTLFTDGSSNVKGAEESKGNWPEMLPGVLWAYRTTAKTSTGETPFSLVYGVEALIPVEIGEPSTRFTQATEESNDKEMHLNLDLLEGRREAALIRMAAQKQVIERYYNRKARLRQNANPY; this is encoded by the exons ATGGAATCTAGGAaattaagaccttactttcagtgtcatcctattgCTGTAGTAACTGCCTACCCTTTACATAATATATTGCATAAGCATGAATTATCAGGTAGGTTGGCTAAGTGGGatatagagttaagtgaatacgaaattacgtaccaacctagaactgctataaaatcacaagtgttagctgatttcgtggctgattttagccaggggatgcagtTAGAAGCAGAGaaagaattacaggtgttcaatggAGCAAACCTAgaaacttggactttattcactgacggttcatctaacgtaaaaggtgcag AAGAGTCAAAAGGGAATTGGCCAGAAAtgctacctggtgttttatgggcatatcgtacAACGGCGAAAACAAGtacgggagaaacaccattttcgttGGTTTATGGAGTAGAAGCTTTAATTCCCGTTGAGATAGGGGAGCCAAGTACAAGGTTCACGCAGGCAACAGAAGAGTCCAATGACAAGGAGATGCATTTAAATCTTGATTTACTCGAAGGAAGGAGAGAAGCTgcactaataagaatggcagcacagaagcaggtcatagaacgatactacaataggaaagcacgcctcag gcaaaatgctaacccgtactaa
- the LOC104241393 gene encoding uncharacterized protein At4g14450, chloroplastic-like — translation MADNKQRSSSPGDRRQPSRLQRRAPASIQVNRATDWNLAIPLLSPLITSPTSPESDNLKAAINSFSSSAHKEEVRKEHLEKPMMVFKKWQHPAAPFCYEPAPLVPFVCTGSTDRR, via the coding sequence ATGGCGGACAACAAACAACGGAGTTCTTCTCCCGGTGACCGGCGACAACCAAGCCGGTTACAACGGCGGGCGCCGGCGTCTATACAAGTAAATCGTGCAACCGATTGGAATCTGGCGATACCGCTTCTATCGCCGCTGATAACTTCTCCGACTTCTCCCGAATCGGACAACTTAAAGGCGGCAATAAACTCCTTTTCCAGCTCAGCTCATAAGGAAGAGGTGAGGAAAGAGCATTTGGAGAAGCCGATGATGGTGTTTAAGAAATGGCAGCATCCGGCGGCACCGTTTTGCTACGAGCCGGCTCCGTTGGTGCCTTTTGTATGTACAGGAAGCACCGATAGACGATGA